One window of the Saccopteryx bilineata isolate mSacBil1 chromosome 2, mSacBil1_pri_phased_curated, whole genome shotgun sequence genome contains the following:
- the OR6B1 gene encoding olfactory receptor 6B1: MEVGNQTRITSFILVGFPGSWGMRAAAFIMFLGAYVLTVAENMTIILLVQQNQLLHKPMYFFLAHLSFLETWYILVTVPKLLFSFWSASNSISFTHCMIQLYFFIALMCTECVLLAAMAYDRYVAICRPLHYPTVMSHGLCCHLALASWAIGFGISLVKIYFISRLCFCGPNVINHFFCDISPLLNLSCTDMSVAELVDFVLALVIFLSPLSVTVLSYGCILATVLRMPTGKQKAFSTCASHLVVVTVFYSATIFMYARPRAIHAFDTNKVISIFYAVVTPALNPFIYCLRNREVKEALKKVIHH, encoded by the coding sequence ATGGAAGTGGGGAACCAGACACGCATCACCTCATTCATTCTGGTGGGGTTCCCCGGGAGCTGGGGCATGCGTGCAGCAGCGTTCATCATGTTTCTGGGGGCCTATGTTTTAACAGTGGCTGAAAACATGACCATCATCCTGTTGGTGCAGCAGAACCAGCTGCTGCACAAGCCGATGTACTTCTTTCTGGCCCACCTGTCCTTCTTGGAGACCTGGTACATCTTGGTGACTGTGCCCAAGTTGCTGTTCAGTTTTTGGTCTGCGAGCAACAGCATCTCCTTCACTCACTGCATGATACAGCTTTACTTCTTCATTGCGCTCATGTGCACTGAATGCGTGCTCCTGGCGGCCATGGCCTATGACCGGTACGTGGCCATCTGCCGCCCACTGCACTACCCCACTGTGATGAGCCACGGGCTCTGCTGCCACCTGGCTCTTGCATCCTGGGCCATTGGCTTTGGAATCTCCTTGGTGAAGATCTACTTCATCTCTCGCCTCTGCTTCTGTGGCCCCAATGTCATCAATCACTTCTTCTGCGACATCTCTCCGTTGCTTAACCTCTCCTGCACAGACATGTCCGTAGCTGAGCTGGTGGACTTTGTCCTGGCACTGGtcatcttcctctcccccctctcggTCACGGTCCTGTCTTATGGATGCATTCTGGCCACCGTTCTGCGCATGCCCACGGGAAAGCAGAAAGCCTTCTCCACTTGCGCCTCCCACCTCGTGGTGGTCACCGTCTTCTACTCAGCCACTATCTTCATGTATGCTCGGCCCCGAGCCATCCATGCTTTTGACACAAACAAAGTTATCTCCATCTTCTATGCCGTTGTCACCCCTGCTCTCAACCCTTTCATTTATTGCCTAAGGAACCGGGAGGTCAAGGAGGCTCTGAAGAAAGTGATCCATCACTAG